Sequence from the [Bacteroides] pectinophilus genome:
TATTCCGTTTACATTTAATTCAACTAATTACACAACGACTGCGCAGGCTGTTGTACCATTTGTAATTAAAGCAGCCATGTTTGCTGCATTTGCATATATGGTGTTAAGAATTGATAAGGAAAAGCTTGGTTCAATGCTCAGTAAGGATCTTAAGGGTTACACATATGAGAGGATGCCAAGATTCGGTAATCTGAGGAAGAAGTAATGAGGGATATGGGACACAATAATCAGAAAAAGGTTGCTGCAATCAATGACCTGTCGGGATTTGGAAGGTGTTCAACTACGGTGCTGCTTCCGATAATTTCATATATGGGAGTCCAGTGCTGTCCTGTTATTACATCCATATTTTCCAATCATTCAGGATATGACAGTTATTTTTTTGATGACTGCACTGATAAGATGCAGCCGTATATTGATGAGTGGAGGAAGCTCGGTCTTGAGTTTGAAGGAATCTATACCGGGTTTCTGGGGTCACACAGACAGATTGATATTGTAAGACGTTTTATAGATGATTTCAGGACGGAGAGAACAACAGTAATAGTCGACCCTGTTATGGGGGACGGAGGCAGTGCATATTCAACATATACAGAAGATATGTGCAGGGATATGAGGCAGCTTGTCAGCAAGGCGGATATTGTGACACCTAATGTTACGGAAGCGTGTATGCTTACGGGAACCGAATACAGGGAGAAGTATACGGACGCGCAGCTTCACGAACTGGCAGGAATGATAGCACAGCTTGGTCCGAAGAAGATAGTTATAACAGGAATCCGGCAGGGAAGCAGTTATATTTCCAATTATGTATATGAGGAGAATGCTGACGGCAGTGTTAATGCAAGGCGGCTTCGTTCTAAGCTTGTAGGTACTACAAGATGCGGAACGGGTGATATATTTGCATCAATAATATGTGCCGACGCTGTCAACGGGGTACCTCTTGAAAAGTCAGTAAGAAAGGCATCTGCATTTATAAAGGAATGCATACTTAAGTCAATGGAATATGATATTCCTGAGACGGACGGAGTGTGCTTTGAGGAAGTCCTCTACAGACTGAAAAGATAGGAGCAGTAATGAAAAATCATAAGACTAATGCCATGAGGCAGTTGGATGCAGCAGGGATCGAGTATGATGTTAAGGAGTATGAGGTGGATGAGAACGACCTTTCGGGGGTGCATGTTGCAGCACAGCTTGGGCAGCCGCCTGAGCAGGTATTTAAGACGCTTGTCCTGCATGGTGACAAGATAGGATATTTTGTGTGCTGCCTGCCTGTGGATCAGGAACTTGACCTCAAAAAGGTTGCCAGGGCATCAGGCAATAAGCATGCGGAGATGATTCCGATGAAGGATCTGCTTGGGGTGACGGGATATATAAGGGGCGGATGTTCGCCTATAGGTATGAAGAAAAAGTTCCCCACATTTATTGATGAGACGTGTGAGCTTTTTGATGAGATGGCCGTTAGTGCAGGTGTACGCGGCATGCAGATAATAATTAATCCGCAGACACTTATTAAGTTCACGGATGCAACCCTGGCAGATCTTACCACGTATTAAATGTAGTGCAAGGGTGGATTTTATTGGATAATAGTGATATAATCCACTACGGTAAATATTGGATATCAGGATATTAAGGGAAGAGGCAAAATGAAGAAGAACGATGATGATTTGTTGGATATCGAGGACATAAGCCTTGATGAGACACAGAATCTGTCAGATGCATTAGAGGATATCGAAGATATTCTTCTCATGGACGATTCGGACGATGATGACGATTCAGATGATAATTATATAGCAATGTATGATGATACAGATGATGACAATCAGAGCGGTAATGACGGGGTATTTGAACTCGATCTTCAGGAAGTAGATGAAGATAATGATGATTCCGTTGATGACAATGACGATGAGGACGATTCAGATGATGATGATGAGTCTAAGGGTGTAATTGAGCTCCTTGGACATGTTGGCGGACGTATTGCAGCATTTACGAAAGGCAGATATGCAATAGCTGCCGGCGTAGCAGCTGTTATTGTTGCCGTTGCAGCGGGAACAGCTGTTGTACTTACTATACGCAATACTAATAAAAAGGCGGCATCACCGCAGACTTCACCGGTTGTTGCACAGGCAGTTGTTGAGACTGAGGAAGCAACACATCCTATGCCGCTTCAGGGAATGAAGCTTGAGGCAGTTGCGGATGAGTCATCGATTACGGCGAAGATACTTGATGAGTCGGGTT
This genomic interval carries:
- the ybaK gene encoding Cys-tRNA(Pro) deacylase; amino-acid sequence: MKNHKTNAMRQLDAAGIEYDVKEYEVDENDLSGVHVAAQLGQPPEQVFKTLVLHGDKIGYFVCCLPVDQELDLKKVARASGNKHAEMIPMKDLLGVTGYIRGGCSPIGMKKKFPTFIDETCELFDEMAVSAGVRGMQIIINPQTLIKFTDATLADLTTY
- a CDS encoding pyridoxamine kinase; translation: MGHNNQKKVAAINDLSGFGRCSTTVLLPIISYMGVQCCPVITSIFSNHSGYDSYFFDDCTDKMQPYIDEWRKLGLEFEGIYTGFLGSHRQIDIVRRFIDDFRTERTTVIVDPVMGDGGSAYSTYTEDMCRDMRQLVSKADIVTPNVTEACMLTGTEYREKYTDAQLHELAGMIAQLGPKKIVITGIRQGSSYISNYVYEENADGSVNARRLRSKLVGTTRCGTGDIFASIICADAVNGVPLEKSVRKASAFIKECILKSMEYDIPETDGVCFEEVLYRLKR